Proteins found in one Meiothermus sp. Pnk-1 genomic segment:
- a CDS encoding respiratory chain complex I subunit 1 family protein, translated as MSALVLLLLAPLFTGSLKWLKARLQNRLGPDPFYDYKNLFKLWRKTWIRPRGRSPLGPGRPGTPGGRSPTPPTGGERSVSGRSKLRTPGGASPLFLLAPVVSLLGVGLAAALLPVLPGISFAGDFLVLVYLLNLGRFFQVLAALDTGSAFGGQGSYRENLVAVLAEPGTVLALGAAGLASGGFSLAAFAPLSPQNALVYTLALVALSLALLAEGARMPVDDPTTHLELTMIHEAQLLDHSGPLLALYELSAGMKLLVYIGLIALLLPFGGLSFPAALLLAWLALGYLETYGVKLRYLRLPDLMSYSTLTGILAVLGVVLRFRI; from the coding sequence ATGAGCGCCCTGGTGCTCCTCCTGCTGGCCCCGCTCTTCACCGGCAGCCTCAAGTGGCTCAAGGCCAGGCTGCAAAACCGGCTGGGTCCGGACCCCTTCTACGACTACAAGAACCTCTTCAAGCTCTGGCGCAAGACCTGGATCAGGCCCCGAGGACGATCCCCTTTGGGACCGGGCAGGCCCGGTACACCGGGTGGACGATCCCCTACCCCGCCTACCGGCGGCGAAAGAAGCGTCTCGGGACGGAGCAAGCTCCGTACACCGGGAGGAGCCAGCCCCCTCTTCCTGCTCGCGCCTGTGGTGAGCCTGCTCGGCGTGGGGCTCGCCGCAGCCCTCCTGCCGGTGCTGCCGGGGATTTCCTTCGCCGGGGACTTCCTGGTGCTGGTCTACCTCCTGAACCTGGGCCGCTTCTTCCAGGTCCTGGCCGCGCTGGATACCGGCAGTGCCTTCGGGGGCCAGGGCAGTTATCGGGAGAACCTGGTGGCGGTGCTGGCCGAGCCCGGCACCGTGCTGGCCCTGGGGGCCGCCGGGCTGGCTTCGGGGGGCTTCTCGCTGGCCGCCTTCGCTCCCCTTTCACCGCAGAACGCCCTGGTCTACACCCTGGCCCTGGTGGCCTTATCGTTGGCCCTGCTGGCCGAAGGAGCCCGTATGCCGGTGGACGACCCCACCACCCACCTCGAGCTCACCATGATCCACGAGGCCCAGTTGCTCGATCACTCCGGCCCCCTTTTGGCTCTCTACGAACTCTCGGCGGGGATGAAGCTCTTGGTGTACATCGGCCTCATCGCCCTGCTCCTGCCCTTTGGGGGGTTATCCTTCCCTGCGGCGCTCCTGCTGGCCTGGCTGGCGCTGGGCTACCTGGAGACCTACGGGGTCAAGCTGCGCTACTTGAGGCTCCCCGACCTGATGAGCTACAGCACGCTCACGGGCATCCTGGCCGTACTGGGGGTGGTGTTACGCTTTCGGATCTAG